One candidate division KSB1 bacterium genomic window carries:
- a CDS encoding ParA family protein → MGEVIAVASQKGGVGKTTTVVNLAASLAELGKRVLIVDVDPQGSIATSFGMGRYDIHAGILEVFTQDLPIRQAIHKTEIEGLDIVPSNVWSDEEEKRNLMGAAAESKLRQALQPVRNEYDFILIDCPPNLGNLTFNALIAADSVLVPVQCEYYALKALGRFIKVIRSVKAQHNPSLRYRGFLLTMVDLRSNLARRVMEKVRYTLQDLVLDTVIPRNVRLAEVPYYGKPALLFDRTAKGVAAYTRLAKELLYGSTGQFSEVAETSEAAEVESKVA, encoded by the coding sequence ATGGGTGAGGTCATTGCGGTTGCCAGCCAGAAGGGAGGCGTCGGGAAGACGACGACCGTGGTGAATCTTGCGGCCAGTCTGGCGGAGCTGGGAAAGCGCGTCCTGATCGTGGATGTCGATCCCCAGGGAAGCATTGCCACCAGCTTCGGGATGGGGCGCTACGACATCCACGCAGGAATCCTCGAGGTTTTCACGCAAGACCTACCCATCCGCCAGGCGATCCACAAGACGGAGATCGAGGGCCTGGACATTGTACCCTCCAACGTGTGGTCGGACGAGGAGGAAAAGAGAAACCTGATGGGAGCGGCGGCGGAATCCAAGCTGCGCCAGGCCCTACAGCCTGTGCGCAACGAATACGACTTCATCCTGATCGATTGCCCGCCGAACCTCGGCAACCTGACCTTCAATGCCCTCATTGCCGCCGATTCGGTCCTCGTTCCGGTCCAGTGCGAGTATTACGCCCTGAAAGCCCTCGGCCGCTTCATCAAGGTGATTCGTTCGGTGAAGGCCCAGCATAATCCGAGCCTTCGTTACCGTGGCTTTCTCCTTACCATGGTCGACCTCCGCAGCAACCTCGCCCGGCGGGTGATGGAAAAGGTGCGCTACACGCTCCAGGACCTCGTCCTCGACACGGTGATCCCCCGGAACGTGCGCTTGGCCGAGGTCCCTTATTACGGCAAGCCGGCCCTTCTCTTCGACCGGACCGCCAAGGGAGTGGCCGCCTACACCCGGCTTGCCAAAGAACTGCTGTACGGTTCTACAGGACAGTTCAGCGAGGTGGCCGAGACATCGGAAGCGGCGGAAGTGGAGAGCAAGGTAGCCTGA
- a CDS encoding sodium/solute symporter (Members of the Solute:Sodium Symporter (SSS), TC 2.A.21 as described in tcdb.org, catalyze solute:Na+ symport. Known solutes for members of the family include sugars, amino acids, nucleosides, inositols, vitamins, urea or anions, depending on the system.): protein MTLARGVLAGSGAAFAHPCTRKRASPMGLGLVDTVTVILYLVGMLLLGGFFRRYVHSSRDYFLAGRALPFWAIGMSLVVTDIGAVDFVGVAGQAYRFGIAVANFDWLGTIPGMLIAAFVFVPYYWRAGVYTIPEFLERRYNVTVRTVEAGIWVLFIAFDLGILFWASALLLNTLMGWPIAFSILITAFVVGVYTISGGLSAVVMTDVVQLVIMYVGGFAVIALGLHEVGGWTGLVEKIHSLGAAYDRHFQMFLPADANTPYPWTGILFGLTFVLANAYWIGNQTIVQRALGAQDEWHAKAGMVLGSLLKLFIPVLVVTPGLIALALFPEIGDGDKAFPVLIHRLLPPGLTGLVFAGFLAALMSSVDSALNAAATLFTKDVYQRFLVRKADDRHYLRVGRLTTLALLVIGVASAPLSQRFPGMYVYVQTLLSFIQGPTLAILLLGMFWKRATSAGGTAGLLVGIATSGLLFWFRSRLFTISDPFLYISWWSFLASAIVTTAVSLFTEGLPQERLRGLVFHLIEEDEEAQAVLRRRVTGA, encoded by the coding sequence ATGACCCTTGCGCGCGGGGTCTTGGCAGGCAGCGGCGCGGCATTCGCCCACCCCTGTACCCGCAAACGGGCTAGCCCGATGGGCCTCGGTCTCGTCGACACGGTAACGGTGATCCTCTACCTGGTGGGGATGCTCCTGCTGGGCGGTTTCTTCCGCAGGTACGTGCACAGCTCCAGGGATTACTTCCTCGCCGGCCGCGCTCTCCCCTTCTGGGCGATCGGGATGTCCCTTGTCGTCACGGACATCGGTGCCGTGGACTTCGTCGGCGTGGCCGGACAGGCCTATCGGTTCGGCATCGCCGTGGCCAACTTCGACTGGTTGGGGACGATCCCCGGAATGCTCATCGCCGCCTTTGTCTTCGTCCCCTACTACTGGCGTGCCGGTGTGTACACGATTCCCGAGTTCCTGGAGCGCCGGTACAACGTAACGGTGCGTACCGTCGAGGCGGGAATTTGGGTGCTCTTCATCGCCTTCGACCTGGGCATTCTGTTCTGGGCCTCTGCCCTTCTCCTGAATACCCTGATGGGTTGGCCCATCGCATTTTCGATCCTGATTACCGCCTTCGTGGTCGGCGTCTACACCATCTCCGGCGGCCTGTCGGCCGTGGTGATGACCGACGTCGTGCAGCTGGTGATCATGTACGTGGGCGGCTTTGCGGTGATCGCTCTGGGGCTACACGAGGTGGGTGGCTGGACCGGACTGGTAGAGAAAATCCACAGCTTGGGAGCCGCCTACGATCGCCACTTCCAGATGTTTCTGCCCGCCGACGCCAATACCCCCTATCCGTGGACCGGCATCCTCTTCGGCCTCACGTTCGTGCTCGCCAATGCCTACTGGATTGGCAACCAGACGATCGTACAGCGGGCGCTCGGGGCCCAGGATGAATGGCACGCCAAAGCCGGCATGGTCCTCGGCTCGCTCTTGAAGCTGTTCATCCCGGTCCTGGTGGTCACCCCGGGCCTCATTGCTTTAGCCCTTTTCCCCGAAATCGGCGACGGAGACAAGGCCTTCCCCGTGCTCATTCACAGACTCCTTCCTCCGGGCCTGACGGGCCTGGTCTTCGCCGGATTCCTGGCCGCTTTGATGAGCAGCGTCGATTCGGCTCTGAATGCAGCGGCCACGTTGTTCACCAAGGACGTTTACCAACGCTTCCTCGTCCGCAAGGCGGACGACCGGCACTACCTGCGCGTGGGACGGCTCACCACCCTGGCGCTTCTTGTCATTGGGGTCGCGTCGGCGCCGCTAAGCCAGCGCTTCCCGGGAATGTACGTGTACGTCCAGACTCTCCTGTCCTTTATCCAAGGACCAACCCTGGCCATCCTGCTCCTGGGGATGTTCTGGAAGCGCGCCACCTCTGCCGGAGGAACCGCAGGACTGCTGGTCGGCATCGCGACTTCAGGGCTCCTGTTCTGGTTCCGCTCCCGGCTCTTCACGATCTCGGACCCGTTCCTGTACATTTCGTGGTGGTCGTTCCTCGCTTCGGCGATCGTGACCACGGCCGTGAGCTTGTTCACCGAAGGGCTCCCCCAGGAGAGGCTCCGCGGACTGGTCTTCCACCTCATCGAGGAGGACGAGGAGGCGCAGGCTGTACTCCGCCGGAGAGTAACGGGCGCGTAG
- a CDS encoding lytic transglycosylase domain-containing protein, with product MRRQDAHRSRREDRIRIALLLALTVITPVLGFSFSYRGRRASAYPDSRIAELHSSVAAFRAFVSADSARQRAIRRVVGIIDRYNPSLPQATKQKIAATIYEMSMKYDNLSVDLICATITQESLWRPEAVSPAGALGLMQIMPSTGLLLAYMEGVPWTYPEEVLFDPLTSIRLGCRYLSTLIELYGIEGGLAAYNSGERRAILWLACNRDYRVLREETRNYIPSVLELLKRFESEANLM from the coding sequence ATGAGGAGGCAGGATGCCCACAGGTCCAGGAGGGAGGATCGGATCCGCATCGCTCTGCTATTGGCATTGACCGTCATCACGCCCGTGCTCGGCTTCAGCTTCTCCTATCGTGGACGGCGAGCTTCTGCGTATCCGGACAGCCGGATTGCCGAACTGCACAGTTCCGTGGCCGCGTTTCGCGCTTTCGTGAGTGCCGACAGCGCCCGGCAGCGCGCCATTCGCCGTGTCGTGGGGATCATCGATCGCTACAATCCATCCCTGCCCCAGGCGACCAAACAAAAGATCGCCGCCACGATCTACGAAATGAGCATGAAGTACGACAACCTCAGCGTTGATCTGATCTGCGCGACCATAACCCAGGAGAGCTTGTGGAGACCCGAGGCCGTTTCCCCGGCCGGAGCCCTCGGGCTGATGCAGATCATGCCGAGCACCGGTCTACTCCTGGCGTACATGGAGGGCGTTCCCTGGACCTATCCCGAGGAAGTACTTTTCGATCCCCTCACCAGCATCCGCTTGGGTTGTCGCTACCTCTCCACACTGATCGAGCTCTACGGAATCGAGGGGGGCCTGGCCGCCTACAATTCCGGGGAAAGGCGCGCCATCCTGTGGCTGGCCTGTAATCGCGACTACCGGGTACTTCGGGAGGAGACCCGCAACTACATCCCTTCGGTGCTCGAGCTCCTCAAGCGTTTCGAGAGCGAGGCGAACCTGATGTAA
- the glgP gene encoding alpha-glucan family phosphorylase: MKVHELHVFPRLPELLRPLEFLARNLWFSWNWEAVRLFLRLDPETWEKAYHNPVAMLGMVRPEVLAAAAEDDSFVAELERVYEEFSKYLARTTWFQESYAHEEDFLVAYFSMEYGLDEGLPIYSGGLGILSGDHLKSASDLGVPLVGVGLLYQKGYFQQRLNLDGWQQEYYPDNDWYRMPVTLEKDKDGQPLKVSVDLAGEPVWAQIWRVQVGRTPLYLLDTNLPENPPQHRGITGQLYGGDRDMRIRQEIVLGIGGVRALETLGLRPTVYHMNEGHSALLALERIRSLMQQFHLTFDQARELVWATNVFTTHTPVPAGNEHFDPNLVRKYLEPMAKELGISWPELLALGQEEPGVSPTFCLTVLALKLSAFCNGVSRLHGAVSRNMWRKLWPGLPEPEIPIRHITNGIHTRTWISHDMAELYDRYLGPKFVEEPADQKVWERVDLIPDGELWRVHEIRKERLIAFARKRLREFYRRQGASLQSIQAAEEVLDPHALTIGFARRFAAYKRADLILKDPERLRRILTNPDRPVQIIFAGKAHPQDTEGKELIRKIVHFARDPALRRHIVFLEDYDLAVARYMVQGVDVWLNNPRRPLEASGTSGMKAAANGAINVSILDGWWDEAYRPEVGWAIGSGEVYADPAVQDYVESQLLYELLENEIVPLFYERDKIGLPRGWIRMMKASIKSLAGYFNTHRMVREYTEQFYLTAHHYH, from the coding sequence ATGAAGGTGCACGAGCTTCACGTTTTCCCGCGTCTACCAGAGCTTTTGCGACCGCTGGAGTTTCTGGCCCGCAATCTGTGGTTCTCGTGGAACTGGGAGGCCGTCCGCCTGTTCCTGCGCCTCGACCCGGAGACGTGGGAGAAGGCCTACCATAACCCTGTAGCCATGTTGGGGATGGTGCGCCCGGAGGTTCTTGCGGCCGCTGCCGAAGACGACAGCTTTGTGGCCGAACTGGAGCGGGTCTACGAGGAGTTCAGCAAGTACCTGGCGCGCACCACCTGGTTTCAGGAGAGCTACGCGCACGAGGAGGATTTCCTCGTCGCATACTTTTCGATGGAATACGGTCTGGACGAGGGGTTGCCCATCTATTCCGGCGGCCTGGGTATCTTGTCCGGCGACCATCTGAAATCGGCAAGCGACCTCGGTGTGCCGCTGGTCGGCGTAGGGCTTCTCTACCAGAAGGGGTACTTCCAGCAGCGGCTCAACCTGGATGGCTGGCAGCAGGAGTATTACCCGGACAACGACTGGTACCGGATGCCCGTCACCCTGGAGAAGGACAAGGATGGTCAGCCCCTTAAGGTCAGCGTGGATCTGGCGGGGGAGCCTGTCTGGGCGCAGATCTGGAGAGTTCAGGTCGGCAGAACCCCCCTGTACCTCCTCGACACGAACCTGCCGGAGAATCCGCCGCAGCACCGCGGGATCACGGGGCAACTTTACGGGGGGGACCGCGACATGCGGATCCGCCAGGAGATTGTCCTGGGAATCGGCGGTGTGCGCGCCCTCGAGACCCTGGGGCTGCGGCCAACGGTCTACCATATGAACGAGGGGCACTCTGCCTTACTCGCCCTCGAGAGGATCCGGAGTCTGATGCAACAGTTCCACCTCACGTTTGATCAGGCGCGCGAGCTGGTGTGGGCCACCAACGTGTTCACCACCCATACTCCTGTTCCGGCGGGCAACGAGCACTTCGACCCCAATCTGGTGCGCAAGTACCTTGAGCCTATGGCCAAAGAGCTGGGGATTTCGTGGCCAGAGCTTCTGGCGCTGGGGCAGGAGGAACCGGGCGTGTCCCCCACCTTCTGTTTGACCGTCCTGGCCTTGAAGCTGTCCGCCTTCTGCAACGGGGTGAGTCGGCTCCACGGAGCTGTCTCTCGCAATATGTGGCGGAAGTTGTGGCCGGGCCTGCCCGAGCCCGAGATTCCCATTCGCCACATTACCAACGGCATTCACACGCGGACGTGGATCAGCCACGACATGGCCGAGCTATACGACCGCTACCTCGGCCCCAAGTTTGTCGAGGAGCCGGCGGACCAGAAAGTTTGGGAGCGGGTGGACCTCATCCCCGACGGCGAGTTGTGGCGGGTGCACGAGATCCGGAAGGAGCGCCTGATCGCCTTCGCGCGCAAGAGGCTGCGTGAGTTCTACCGCCGGCAAGGGGCCAGCCTGCAGAGCATCCAGGCGGCAGAGGAAGTCCTGGATCCGCACGCCCTGACCATCGGCTTTGCCCGCCGCTTTGCCGCCTACAAGCGCGCAGATCTGATCCTCAAGGACCCGGAGCGGCTGCGGCGTATCCTGACCAACCCCGACCGCCCTGTGCAAATCATCTTCGCCGGCAAGGCCCACCCCCAGGATACGGAAGGCAAGGAGCTGATCCGGAAGATCGTCCATTTCGCGCGCGACCCTGCGCTCCGCCGCCATATCGTGTTCCTGGAGGACTACGACCTGGCGGTGGCTCGCTACATGGTCCAGGGCGTAGACGTCTGGCTGAATAACCCCCGCCGCCCCCTGGAGGCAAGCGGCACAAGCGGGATGAAAGCTGCAGCCAATGGAGCCATCAATGTCAGCATTCTGGATGGCTGGTGGGATGAGGCGTACCGCCCCGAGGTGGGGTGGGCGATCGGTTCCGGCGAAGTGTACGCCGATCCGGCGGTGCAGGACTACGTGGAAAGCCAGCTTCTGTACGAGCTCCTGGAAAATGAGATCGTGCCGCTCTTCTACGAACGGGACAAGATCGGTCTCCCCCGAGGCTGGATCCGCATGATGAAAGCCTCCATCAAGAGTCTGGCAGGGTACTTCAATACGCACCGCATGGTCCGCGAATACACTGAGCAGTTCTACCTGACCGCCCACCATTACCACC